Below is a window of Methylosinus sp. PW1 DNA.
TTCTCGCGGAAGTCTTGTCGGCGAACGACAAATATGTCGCGGATTTCGGAGACAAGGCGAAGCTCGCTCTGCCGCCGGCGCGGCGTTTCGCCATTCTGACCTGCATGGATGCGCGCCTCGACCCGGCCAAATACGCCGGCCTTTCCGAAGGCGACGCGCATGTGATCCGCAACGCCGGCGGACGCGCCTCCGATGACGCCATTCGCTCGCTGATCATCTCGCACAAGCTGCTCGGCACGCTCGAATGGTTCGTGATCCACCATTCCGATTGCGGCATGGAGCTGTTCTGCGACGAGGTGATGGCCGATCTTCTCGACGACAGCTTGGCCACCGCGGCCTTCGACGGGACCACATGGTCCAATCCCCAGCATGGCGGCGGATGCACGGCGGGCCATTTCGTGAAATGGCTCACCATCGAGTCGCAGGAGGAGAGCGTCTATCAGGATGTGAAGCGCATCCGGGAGAATCCGCTGACGCCGAAGAATATTCCCATCTACGGCTTCATCTATGATGTGAAGAGCGGCAAGCTGAT
It encodes the following:
- a CDS encoding carbonic anhydrase, with the protein product MTILAEVLSANDKYVADFGDKAKLALPPARRFAILTCMDARLDPAKYAGLSEGDAHVIRNAGGRASDDAIRSLIISHKLLGTLEWFVIHHSDCGMELFCDEVMADLLDDSLATAAFDGTTWSNPQHGGGCTAGHFVKWLTIESQEESVYQDVKRIRENPLTPKNIPIYGFIYDVKSGKLIEVPKATEAGRAA